One window from the genome of Bacteroidota bacterium encodes:
- a CDS encoding helix-turn-helix transcriptional regulator, with translation MHNFSSRLKEFIEYKGLSFTKFGKKIECSASQMTQMITYKKNFGIDKLMKISNVFPELNSEWLLTGNGNMLKDIPIEDTTLDNNPPVNIPPLATGFKLDSNVRNSNELLILKLNKEIRFLKTIINTVKSQIKEKEELITMMKNNLN, from the coding sequence ATGCATAATTTTTCTTCAAGACTCAAGGAATTCATTGAATATAAGGGGCTTTCTTTTACTAAGTTTGGTAAAAAAATAGAGTGTTCTGCCAGCCAGATGACTCAGATGATAACCTATAAGAAAAATTTTGGGATTGATAAACTAATGAAAATATCGAACGTTTTTCCAGAATTGAATAGTGAATGGCTTTTAACAGGAAATGGCAATATGTTGAAAGATATACCTATTGAAGACACCACTTTGGATAATAATCCCCCAGTAAACATACCTCCACTTGCGACTGGTTTTAAATTAGACTCAAATGTGCGCAATAGCAATGAATTGTTGATTTTAAAACTCAACAAAGAAATCCGTTTTTTAAAAACTATCATTAATACTGTAAAAAGCCAAATAAAGGAAAAGGAAGAACTTATAACGATGATGAAAAACAATTTAAATTAA
- a CDS encoding response regulator — protein MNKIIIKRSGIVKEMIVLEASQAIKHLKEGNENSKILPNAILLDLHMYPMDGFEFLAAFDLLPTEIKDIPIYILSSSVDPNDYKKAMKFPYVKDFLHKPLTISDVQNLVPL, from the coding sequence ATGAATAAAATAATAATTAAAAGATCGGGAATTGTTAAAGAAATGATTGTTTTAGAAGCCTCACAAGCAATAAAACATTTAAAAGAGGGGAATGAAAATTCTAAAATTTTACCCAATGCGATTCTTTTGGACCTTCACATGTATCCAATGGATGGGTTTGAATTTTTAGCCGCTTTCGATCTACTTCCAACAGAAATTAAAGATATTCCCATATATATATTATCTTCAAGCGTTGATCCTAATGATTATAAAAAAGCAATGAAGTTCCCTTATGTAAAAGATTTTTTACATAAGCCATTAACCATCTCAGATGTTCAAAATTTGGTTCCACTTTAA